One window from the genome of Desulforamulus ruminis DSM 2154 encodes:
- a CDS encoding DUF1294 domain-containing protein yields MEVLLWYLLAVNVIAFIMFNLDKWYASTGGWRVSESTLLLTCLLGGAPGGYLGMRYARHKTKKPLFAVGLPAMGIIQLFIIFRISF; encoded by the coding sequence ATGGAAGTTTTACTGTGGTATCTTTTGGCAGTCAACGTAATCGCTTTCATCATGTTCAATTTGGATAAATGGTACGCCAGCACAGGCGGATGGCGCGTATCCGAGTCAACCCTTTTGCTGACTTGTTTGCTTGGCGGCGCTCCGGGCGGCTATTTAGGCATGCGCTATGCCCGTCACAAAACCAAAAAACCCCTCTTTGCCGTGGGGTTGCCTGCCATGGGCATTATCCAGTTGTTTATCATTTTCCGGATTTCCTTTTAA
- a CDS encoding ABC transporter permease: MYCDPVEGRLPAEGTNEAATDTRVLELLGVEPVLGNRFTLTFDVDGTEITKTFTLSGWWNYDGAIVANHVLIPDSRAQAIYDEVGIGRGIGEDGMTGSWNMSVMLGSSLHIERDMNKILENHGYQNKSRSVENNYISIGVNWGYTGSQLSDSIDPITVIAIAGLLLIIIFTGYLIIYNVFQISVSNDIRFYGLLKTIGTTGRQLRRIIRQQALLLSLVGIPLGLLIGYGVGIKLTPVILSRLNGVIQNAVSASPLIFIGSAVFALVTVVISCHRPGRMAARVSPVEAVRYTEGTDNKKTIRKAQSGASLPKMAWANLGRNRSKVTVTVISLSLAVLLLNMTVTFTRGFDMDKYLSNMVSDFIVADAGYFQTESLWDSNTALSEDIISLLESQPGVEAEGRVYGKCSPVEEFITEEYYRGLNARWNDTAALDRAIASIEKNAAGLLSNPAQLYGMERYAIDKLRVLEGDLSKLYEPGGRYVAAVYNEDDYGHANMDSHWAKLGDTVTLRYVEEYEYYDPGTGKIVNPENIPDGQPYRYRAKIYQDIDYEVVALISVPHSLSYRYYGTDEFVMNDRTFIRDTGTHSVLYYACDVGDQDTAAMEAFLSHLTNEQMPQFDYESKSTYAAEFDSFRNMFLILGGVLSFIIGLVGVLNFLNAILTGILTRRREFAILQSIGMTGNQLKTMLIWEGLYYTLGAVAVSLVLSIVSGPLLTNVLDSMFWFFTYRFTIWPILLVAPIFAALGIALPLTVYRAVSKYSIVERLRQTE, from the coding sequence ATGTACTGTGACCCCGTTGAAGGTCGCCTGCCCGCTGAAGGCACCAACGAAGCCGCCACCGATACCCGGGTACTGGAGCTCTTGGGCGTCGAGCCTGTACTGGGAAACCGGTTTACCCTGACCTTTGACGTGGACGGAACGGAAATAACGAAAACCTTTACCCTGAGCGGCTGGTGGAACTATGACGGGGCAATTGTTGCCAACCATGTGCTGATTCCCGACAGCCGCGCCCAGGCCATCTATGATGAAGTGGGCATCGGGCGCGGTATCGGTGAGGACGGCATGACCGGTTCATGGAACATGTCCGTCATGTTGGGCAGCTCGCTGCACATTGAGCGGGATATGAATAAAATTCTGGAAAATCACGGCTACCAAAATAAAAGCCGTTCCGTGGAAAACAACTACATTTCAATTGGTGTCAACTGGGGCTACACCGGCTCGCAGCTTTCGGATAGCATCGACCCTATAACCGTTATTGCTATTGCAGGTCTGCTGCTAATTATTATCTTTACAGGCTATCTTATTATCTATAACGTATTCCAAATTTCCGTTTCAAACGACATTCGTTTTTACGGGCTGCTCAAGACCATCGGCACTACGGGAAGGCAGTTGCGGCGTATTATCCGACAGCAGGCGCTGCTGTTATCATTGGTTGGTATTCCCCTTGGACTGCTGATCGGCTATGGCGTCGGCATTAAACTGACCCCTGTGATCCTGTCCCGGCTCAACGGCGTTATACAGAACGCCGTATCGGCAAGTCCGCTGATTTTCATTGGCTCGGCAGTCTTTGCTCTGGTCACGGTGGTGATCTCCTGCCACAGGCCGGGGCGGATGGCAGCAAGGGTGTCACCGGTGGAGGCTGTCCGCTACACCGAGGGAACGGATAATAAGAAAACCATACGCAAGGCACAATCCGGTGCATCGCTGCCCAAAATGGCATGGGCGAATCTGGGGCGCAACCGCAGCAAGGTAACGGTAACAGTGATTTCTCTGTCCCTGGCAGTGCTGCTGCTTAATATGACGGTCACCTTTACGCGCGGCTTTGATATGGATAAATACCTGTCCAATATGGTTTCAGACTTTATTGTAGCGGATGCAGGTTACTTTCAGACGGAAAGTCTTTGGGACAGCAATACCGCCCTGTCCGAGGACATTATCTCGCTGCTGGAATCCCAACCCGGTGTTGAAGCCGAAGGACGAGTATATGGCAAATGCAGTCCGGTGGAGGAATTTATCACTGAGGAGTATTATCGTGGGTTAAATGCCAGGTGGAACGATACGGCAGCTTTAGATCGAGCCATTGCGTCTATAGAGAAAAATGCAGCCGGTCTGCTTAGCAATCCGGCACAGCTTTACGGTATGGAGCGCTACGCCATCGACAAGCTCCGGGTGCTGGAGGGCGATTTGTCCAAGCTCTACGAACCGGGCGGGCGGTATGTTGCCGCCGTATACAACGAGGATGACTATGGCCATGCCAACATGGATTCCCATTGGGCGAAGCTTGGCGACACTGTCACTCTGCGTTATGTGGAGGAGTACGAATACTATGACCCAGGCACGGGCAAGATTGTTAATCCCGAGAACATTCCCGACGGTCAACCCTACCGCTATCGGGCAAAGATTTATCAGGACATTGATTACGAAGTGGTTGCACTGATCAGTGTGCCTCACTCTCTCAGCTACCGCTATTACGGCACCGATGAGTTTGTCATGAACGACCGGACATTTATCCGTGATACGGGCACCCATTCCGTCTTGTATTACGCTTGCGATGTCGGCGACCAGGACACAGCCGCTATGGAAGCATTTCTTTCCCATTTGACCAATGAGCAGATGCCGCAGTTCGACTATGAGAGCAAATCGACCTACGCTGCGGAGTTTGACTCCTTCCGCAATATGTTTCTGATACTGGGCGGCGTGCTAAGCTTTATCATCGGACTTGTGGGTGTGCTCAATTTTCTCAACGCCATTCTGACGGGCATTCTGACCCGCCGCCGTGAGTTTGCAATACTCCAGTCCATCGGCATGACCGGCAATCAGCTTAAAACCATGCTGATTTGGGAGGGACTGTATTACACGCTTGGTGCCGTGGCGGTTTCGTTGGTGCTCAGCATCGTTTCCGGCCCCCTGCTGACCAATGTGCTGGACAGCATGTTCTGGTTCTTTACTTACCGATTTACGATTTGGCCCATCCTCTTGGTTGCGCCGATTTTTGCTGCACTCGGTATTGCTCTGCCGCTCACGGTCTATCGGGCTGTTTCCAAGTATTCCATCGTTGAACGCCTGAGGCAAACGGAATAA
- a CDS encoding chromate transporter yields the protein MNEQNQKEVGYETNPKEPLRTAAFAAAVSVPLTLALWQLFVAFGRANIFGFGGGPSVIPLIQQEVVDNYRWLSTEEFTDALAMGNALPGPIATKMAAYVGYKIAGFWGAGSALIGTVIPTAAAMLGLAGLYFKYKDAPQMVGAIKAVRPVVVVLLIQTVWEMGVKSFPIPLTWIIALVAMVALFQFKMHPIILIVASMLFGLFFLSK from the coding sequence ATGAATGAACAAAACCAAAAAGAGGTTGGTTATGAAACCAACCCTAAAGAACCCCTTCGTACAGCCGCCTTTGCCGCTGCCGTTTCGGTGCCCTTGACCCTGGCTCTCTGGCAGCTATTTGTAGCTTTTGGCAGGGCCAATATTTTTGGCTTTGGCGGCGGTCCCAGTGTTATCCCTTTAATTCAACAAGAAGTGGTGGATAATTATAGGTGGCTTAGCACCGAGGAATTTACCGATGCCCTGGCCATGGGCAATGCTTTGCCCGGTCCCATTGCCACCAAAATGGCTGCCTATGTAGGTTATAAAATAGCCGGTTTCTGGGGAGCCGGTTCCGCTCTGATCGGCACGGTGATTCCCACCGCCGCCGCTATGCTGGGTCTGGCCGGTCTGTACTTTAAATATAAAGATGCGCCCCAAATGGTTGGGGCCATTAAGGCCGTTCGACCGGTGGTGGTGGTTTTACTTATTCAAACCGTCTGGGAGATGGGCGTTAAATCCTTTCCCATACCGCTAACCTGGATTATTGCTTTGGTGGCCATGGTCGCCTTGTTCCAGTTTAAGATGCATCCCATTATACTTATTGTTGCCTCCATGCTTTTTGGTCTATTTTTTCTATCAAAATGA
- a CDS encoding PspC domain-containing protein: MKKRLFRSRSQRMLAGVCGGIAEYLDMDPTVIRVLYIIASVLSAAFPGLLIYIILIFVIPEE, translated from the coding sequence TTGAAAAAACGCTTATTTCGGTCCCGCAGTCAGAGAATGCTGGCCGGTGTTTGCGGAGGAATTGCCGAATATTTAGACATGGACCCCACTGTAATTCGAGTTCTTTACATTATTGCTTCCGTGCTTTCTGCTGCCTTCCCAGGCTTGTTGATATACATTATTTTAATCTTTGTAATCCCTGAAGAATAA
- a CDS encoding cell wall hydrolase, producing the protein MYKKQITMLKQKLENGSLETVIKKSVVSILIVSFMTLSVMPVFKPFMTTNTKPEVKKAPESHTQQEARSIEQRPEGNQKSRTSGQKQVSRGGLNRNEVRLLAMVIEGEAADEPYKGKVAVGAVILNRMESKQFPKTLSGVVYEDLAFESVMNDQYKRPLTQESIRAAQDAINGHDPTDGALYFWNPVTAKSKWVWSRPVTDQIGRHVFAK; encoded by the coding sequence TTGTATAAAAAGCAAATAACCATGTTAAAACAAAAGCTGGAGAACGGTTCCTTAGAAACCGTAATCAAAAAATCCGTTGTGTCAATCTTGATTGTGTCTTTTATGACATTATCCGTCATGCCGGTTTTTAAACCGTTCATGACAACCAATACCAAACCAGAAGTTAAAAAGGCACCAGAATCTCATACCCAACAGGAAGCTAGAAGCATCGAGCAAAGACCGGAAGGTAATCAAAAGTCGAGAACTTCCGGACAAAAGCAGGTTTCCAGGGGCGGTTTGAATCGCAATGAGGTTCGCCTGCTGGCCATGGTCATTGAGGGTGAAGCAGCCGATGAGCCCTATAAAGGGAAAGTGGCTGTGGGAGCGGTTATTCTAAACCGGATGGAAAGCAAACAGTTTCCGAAAACTTTATCCGGTGTAGTTTATGAGGACCTGGCCTTTGAATCGGTTATGAACGACCAGTATAAACGGCCCTTGACCCAAGAGTCCATTCGTGCCGCTCAAGATGCCATCAATGGGCATGATCCTACCGATGGGGCTTTATATTTCTGGAACCCTGTAACCGCTAAAAGTAAATGGGTTTGGTCCAGACCGGTAACCGACCAAATTGGTCGCCATGTTTTTGCCAAGTAG
- a CDS encoding TM1266 family iron-only hydrogenase system putative regulator: MQKDIYVVGLMVDERSTKAPDVQQVITRYGSNILCRNGIPSPSRERGIITLTMEAAPNEYEKMEQELKNLHGVTVDCIHFSQQESFQVCQK, encoded by the coding sequence GTGCAAAAAGATATCTATGTGGTGGGTTTGATGGTCGATGAAAGGAGCACCAAAGCGCCGGATGTGCAGCAGGTGATTACCCGGTACGGCAGCAATATTCTGTGCCGAAACGGCATTCCCAGCCCCAGCAGAGAGCGGGGAATTATCACTCTGACCATGGAGGCGGCTCCCAATGAATATGAAAAAATGGAGCAGGAATTAAAAAACTTGCATGGCGTTACCGTGGACTGCATTCATTTCAGTCAACAGGAATCTTTTCAGGTTTGTCAAAAATAA
- a CDS encoding asparaginase: MAQPLVNVIRGNLVESQHWGHLAVTNREGKTLFSLGNPNVVAFWRSAAKPFQAIPLVERAGIEKYGFTGSEIALITSSHNGEPEHLKTLRNILDKLGLAESCLQCGPAFPMHTASAQNLIASGEKYAPAHNACSGKHAGMLALALLLNASLEDYIKKDHPVQQEMLKVIGEVCSLTPEQISLGVDGCGVPVFALPIRSMAMAYARFSLPEGCFSPARAKTLQIIRQAMTSHPYFVAGTDRLDTLLMETTKGRLVAKLGAEGVYCIGMVAEGTGLTLKIQDGHSRAIGPVVIHVLKRLGYLTEQEFHQMQHLYRPILRNHRGDEIGHLEVAFAM, encoded by the coding sequence TTGGCACAACCACTGGTAAATGTTATTCGGGGCAATCTGGTTGAATCCCAACATTGGGGCCATCTGGCGGTGACCAACCGAGAAGGGAAAACCCTTTTCAGTCTGGGCAACCCGAATGTTGTGGCCTTCTGGAGGTCCGCCGCCAAGCCTTTTCAAGCCATTCCCCTGGTGGAACGGGCCGGTATTGAAAAATATGGTTTTACCGGTTCGGAAATAGCCTTGATTACTTCTTCCCATAATGGAGAACCGGAGCATCTAAAAACCCTGCGGAATATTTTAGACAAACTGGGGCTTGCGGAATCCTGTTTGCAGTGCGGCCCGGCATTCCCCATGCATACTGCCAGTGCGCAAAACCTGATAGCCTCCGGAGAAAAATATGCTCCCGCCCATAATGCCTGCTCGGGAAAACATGCCGGAATGCTTGCCCTGGCCCTGCTTTTGAATGCTTCCCTGGAGGATTATATCAAAAAAGACCATCCGGTTCAGCAGGAAATGCTGAAGGTTATTGGTGAAGTCTGTTCTCTGACGCCTGAACAAATCAGCCTGGGAGTAGACGGCTGCGGTGTACCGGTCTTTGCCCTTCCCATCCGGAGCATGGCCATGGCCTACGCTCGCTTTTCCCTTCCGGAAGGATGTTTTTCCCCGGCCCGGGCGAAGACCTTGCAGATCATCCGTCAGGCCATGACTTCCCACCCTTATTTTGTGGCAGGTACCGATCGTCTGGATACCCTTTTAATGGAGACCACCAAAGGCAGGCTGGTGGCGAAACTGGGTGCCGAAGGAGTCTATTGTATCGGCATGGTTGCTGAAGGAACGGGTCTGACACTAAAAATTCAGGATGGCCATTCCCGGGCCATTGGTCCGGTGGTGATTCATGTTTTAAAAAGGCTGGGTTATCTTACAGAGCAGGAGTTTCATCAAATGCAGCACTTATATCGTCCCATCCTGCGCAATCACCGGGGTGACGAAATCGGTCACCTGGAAGTAGCCTTTGCTATGTAA